The Quercus lobata isolate SW786 chromosome 9, ValleyOak3.0 Primary Assembly, whole genome shotgun sequence region GTCTCTCTCAACTTTTATTTGTGGCTGCTCAGATATTGCAGAATTCTTGGATGGCTGCTAACATTGATAATTCTAATGTTAGCACACTTAGATTGGTCTTGGTTTATATGGTGATTGGATTGGCCTCAGTACTGTTTTTATTAGGTAGATCTCTTTCTACAGTTGTTTTGGGTCTTAGATCTTCAGAATCCTTGTTTTCAGATCTACTAGACTCGCTTTTTCATGCACCTATGTCTTTCTACGACTCCACACCTCTGGGAAGGATACTTAGTCGGGTAGGCACAGTGGACGTTTCTAAAATGTCAATGTCCTATTGTTTGATTTCTAAAACTAATGTTTCTATCGTGTGTCCTGTCAATATGCGCAGGTCTCTTATGATCTGAGTATCATAGATCTTGATGTCCCATTCAGCCTTGTCTTTTCTGTTACATCTACCAGTAATGCTTGTTCTACTCTTGTAGTACTAGCCATTGTCACCTGGCAGGTCCTCTTTGTCTCTATACCAATGGTTTATCTTGCAACTAGATTACAGGTATTACTATACAAGGTCCTTTCATGAATAATATTCTCTGGAAGCAGTTCTCTTTCATATGCCATATAAATCAACAATATTTTAGACAATCTGTGACTATTACCCTTGGCTACATGATGCTCCTATAGTATATAAGTACTAAAGTAAcaatttttcctttccttggaAAATGATGATCTAATTGGATCCATTGTATTGACTATAGAGTAGCAATTATCCTCTTTTGCTGTCTACAAGGAAgccttttttactttttattcaACGAAAATGtgattgatttttcttttgttttaacaagtAACAGAAAGTTGCATTTCTTTTTACCAGAGATATTACTTTACCTCTGCAAAAGAATTGATGCGGATAAATGGAACGACCAAGTCCTTTGTAGCAAATCATCTAGCCGAGTCTGCAGCAGGAGCCATGACAATAAGGGCTTTTGATAAGGAAGAACAATTCTTCACAAAGAATCTTGGCCTCATTGACACAAATGCTAGTCCTTTTTTCCACAGTTTTTCAGCAAATGAGTGGTTGATTCAATGGATAGAAATAGTAAGTGCGGCTGTTCTTGCCTCTGCATCACTTTGCATGGTTTTGCTTCCTCCCAGTACATTTAGCCCCGGTAAGTATACATTTGCTATTTTTGGAAGAATGACCATTGCAGTCATTTGTCATTCTGGTGACTATATCTATATGTCAGCTTTCTTttataggaagaaatttttggaaatcaAATTCTTAGAATGAAATTGAACTACTGACCCTTTTATATGATATTTGCAAACACAGGATTTATTGGGATGGCACTTTCTTATGGTCTTTCCTTGAACATGATGCTTGTCCGTTCAATTCAAAAGCAGTGCAGTGTAGCAAATGACATCATTTCTGTAGAAAGGCTAAATCAATACATGCACATTCCCAGTGAAGCCCCTGAAGTGATAGAAGGGAACCACCCCCCAACTAATTGGCCAGCTGTGGGTAAAGTGGAGATACAAGATTTGCAGGTAAATGATTATTACTAGGTGTTAAATCAAAGGAAGTGTTAATGTACATACtgaaaaaattgatatgaaAACAGGTCAGATATAGGCCCAATGCACCACTTATTCTTTGTGGTATAAGTTGCACTTTTGAAGGAGGGCACAAGATTGGTATTGTTGGCCGAACTGGCAGTGGTAAGTCTACTCTCATAGGTGCTCTTTTTCGTCTGGTGGAGCCAGCTGGAGGGAAGATTATAGTCGATGGCATTGAAATCTCTTCAATTGGCCTTCATGACCTAAGGTCACGTTTTGGAATAATACCTCAAGACCCTACTCTTTTTAATGGGACTCTCAGATATAATTTGGACCCCTTATGTCAGCATTCCGACCAAGAAATTTGGGAGGTgatccttcattttttttctgcCTATGGTTGCTTTGTACTAGATTAATGGATCTACCACTAGTAAAACAATGCTGGTATAAAGTGGTGATTAGTGTTTTAAGGTTGTACATTTCTGCAAGGGTTGCAAATGCAGACTAATCTATCAATGTTCATTTTTGAAGGTTCTTGGAAAGTGTCAACTACAAGAGGCTGTTCAGAAGAAAGAAGAGGGCCTAGACTCCTTAGGTTAGTTTCCATACTATAAAATGTGacatgttttgatttttttaactatGATGAACATTAACAACTGTGAACCTGCTACTCAGTTGTGGAAGATGGATCTAATTGGAGCATGGGGCAACGGCAATTATTTTGCCTAGGTCGTGCACTTTTGAGGAGAAGTCGGGTATTGGTACTTGATGAAGCAACCGCATCAATTGATAATGCTACTGATATGATTCTGCAGAAAACTATTCGGACTGAATTTGCAGATTGTACTGTAATCACAGTGGCACACAGGATACCAACTGTGATGGATTGCACAATGGTTCTTGCCATTAGTGATGGTAAGTTACAATAAATGCCACAACCAACTGTGATGGATtccaaaattaagaacaaaatattCAATATTTCTATAATTCCTTTGCTAAAGTTGACCACAcaaacttaataatataaatgcaAAGACAATCCTTCTACACTATGAAAGACTTGTTCCTTAAAGAGAATTGTAGTCATTCCACCAAATTTTATACTGTAAAGATCAATGAGTAGGTGTCATATTGCAGTTGGTGGATTCATGTCAAAAACATACATAATATGCACTGTTCCGAAAGATCTGATCTTTAACGTAAAGTCAAGTAAATTAGAAGTCAAATAAAATTATGCAAAGTGAAAGGGATGTtccatagaaaataattttccataCTGAAATATCCTTGTTTAAAAATCTGAAGGAGATGTTTCCATTTCTGTTTCAGGAAAACTAGTGGAATATGATACACCTATGAAGTTAATGAACAAAGAAGGTTCGCTCTTCAGGCAGCTTGTGAAGGAATATTGGTCCCATTCTCAGTCTGCAGAACTGCACTAGGTCTAATAATAAGTTCTCATGCAGACTTCAAAAACCATGGGAAGGGTGGAAATGTATTTTCAGCACAATTTTCATTTGGGCAGTTCTGTTTAACACATCTTCATGGAATTATAGATTTTCCTACTGGGATGTATATAACTTTGGAGCCACAAACGTTGAAGCCTTATGGGGGCATCCACATTCTCCCCAACTCTCACACAAATTAATAATGGCGTGTTCCCAATTAAATAGTATGCTTATTGCATGAAACATTACTTTCATTTTGCATtcaataataagaaaataaaaaatagaaaagcatCAGTGATTCTAATTCTGTCCACCAGTCATGCAAATCAGGACTCGGTAGGAAGTTACCTAATAAATTCAGCTGATAAAACAATATGATGGCAAGATTAATCAATATAGGAGTTAAGGTCCTCCAAGTACAGCATTCTCAATATCCTCTCTGCTAAGTGCATAACTAAATCTCCTCTCAACATCCTTTTCAAGACTCCCAGGTCCACTCTTCATATACCTGCATCAAATGCAGTTTTCAAGATTCATAAACAGATGtaataatcaaaaaaaaaagtgaattcaTTTCCAATTTCCAAATTAACTCCTATTTTACTCTCATAATCCTCAAAAGTGAAGCCACGACAGGACTTCAATATAAGCCAATAATGAAAGTATGAAACCCAAGTCTTACACCCCAACCCCTCACCCTTCTTTCTTTAATTAAGAGAGAAGTTGGGGGACCTCCAGTTAAATTTTTAACCTCTCAATATATTAGgtgattaatttaaaaaaacaaaaacagtcaAAACTAGAACActgtcctctctctctctctctctctctccttaatatatatttcctcttttcttcttaaaaagcaagaaaaattcttcttaaaaagtaagaaaaataaataaatttctgcTCTCCTCATCCTCATACCTCATCATATTCCAATTTGTCTCTTCCTCGAACCTTTGTCAAAAGCGGCCAGAAACCGCCAAGACGTTTGGAATTCCCATTTTTTATCAACGAGTATTTccccaaaaacaatttttagaaCATCACTTCTGCTGAGAACGATTAAGACTGATAGCTTCTGATATCCAAAGACATAAAACTATGATACATATGACCAAGACCCATCCCAAAAGTAAACATCAAACAACAACAATGATCaaaccttagtcccaaaatcTTGAGGTCAACTATGGATACTCAGCAAACTACTTAGGGTCAGCcacatattttcttttctgcCATTTATCCTATCCAAAAGAAAACGTCTAAACCCTAGATAAAACTGACAGAAGCTATATGGTGATGATTTAAAATCCCTATCTTTGTTTCCGTTGGATATATGGAGAAACTATCACATGCTCCAAGTTTTCAGTAGCTAATTCACAGTCCTATAAAAGGAGAATTCAAAGGCAAGCAACAGGAGGACTATCAAGAAGCTTGCTTTCACAGACATGGGACTAATCATCACATGCAATGAAAGTAGGATGGGTCCAGCAATAGTGATAACAGGGTACCTCTAATTTCTATATTAtcacacaaaacacaaaacagtATTTGGAACTAAATATTTAGCAAGAAAGATTCAATAGTCGGTAATTATGTATTGACTCAAATACAGCACAGACCATAAATACCAGACAATAAATGGTGTGCTTCCAAGTAGCTAGACAGAGTAAAAATGCTAGAAACATCCATCCACTCTCTAAAACTTTAAGTAAGCTACAATGATGTGGAGTGACCTATGATCTGACCTGGGATCATACCCCAGCCTGCAGCACATGAGCAGAGTTAAATAAAACCTAGGTAGActagagagaaacagagagtaTGTTTACAGACACACACTTGAGCTGATGCTGGGGAACCCCAACAACATCAAATGCTGTGCTGTTTGTCTCCCTCCTCTAACCTCCACCGTTGCCAACAAGCTGAAACTTCTCAATCTCATCCTTTACCATGACCCTCTCTTTTCTAAGTAGCTTACAGGCTCATGTGGATACTTTCAAGGCACTAACCCACATATATTTGAAAGTGATTGCACCTAGAAACATGTGCAGTTCTAGAGAGGTTTCAATCAAACTCCAATAATATTTAAACATTATACAATTTTATTGCAAGAGATGGAGTAATATCTCCAATCACAGATTATGCCTAGAATAATTCATTAGCTATCACCCAGACATGGTTTTTTTGTCTAATCTAAGTTGTTGAACttagttttcaaatttcaacatAGATACAAATATAAACGGTTAAGTGGCTAGAACTACAGGCAGCTTGTAACTTGTTGAAGTGATTTGGTCCATCCTAAATAAATTTCATAGCTAAGTTACAGAACTTGACGTACAGGTCATTGAAATCTCTTCTCATTCAATAAATTTCACGGCTCTTATGGTTCTGTGTAGCTGTGCCCTCCCTCAGACCCCCACCCCACGTAAAAGCAAAAGGCTAATATTCAATGAATCAATATTTAATAACTACTGTAAATGGAGAAACACCTATACCTGCAAATTATGAAATCATAAAATATCAATTGATTCACTCCAGTCTCCTAGTACCTCCTATCTATCAACCATCTCAAATCCTAGAACTCGTCAGAACTATAAAATGGAAAAGTGGAAGgctgccaagagccttgtagctcaactaattCGGTAATACTGACTGGTGTTTTTAATAGAGAtgtctagggttcaaatctccccTCCCCCATTGTAACTATGGAATTATAGATATAAAAAAGGCAAATTGGAATGCTGCAAACTATTCCTATGCCTGAAAAACCTCCAACCTCCAACATCAATCTACTTAAAGTTGggaaaaaagcaaataaaaacatcaaaacCAGAACAACCTCAATcatcaaacaaatacaaactaTGGCCTAAGGTTCATATGCTTTGCACATAATGTTATAGCAGCCTGACaagaaatcaaaataaaacaaagtcatAAAAgcccaacattttttttttcttagaccTTTAAACCCCACATTCCTAACCACACCACCAATCAATCAACCACCCAAAATTCCAGAACCCCACATCACCAAAATCAGATAAACTATTAAATATCCAATACAAATACAAGTACACACATAGAGACATACATAACCCCAACACTATCCAGCAAAAGCACGAAAACCCATGAAgtaatcataattcataacacCAATGCACAAAAACGCAAAACCAACCTGATATAGAGTTCGGTGATATCCAGTGAGAGCTGGGCGTGCCACTCGGGCTTCTCCACAAGCCAAACGGCCCTGTCCTCTTTGCTCTGGTAAAAACCCAAGCTCCTAAGCCAAGCCTCAATGCAAGGCAAGCTGTGAGAGTAGAGGGGCTTCTTCTTTTCCGGGAGCTTGTTCAGCCACTCGTCTTCTGGTTCTGCTGAGAGCTCCTCTGCTTCCTCAGAGGACTTTGAGAATGCTGGTGTAAGGGATTTTCTTGAAGAGTGGGTGAGGAGGTGTGGAGTTGGAGTAGGAAAGAGTTTTGGGAAAAGCTTGGGTTGGTGAAAGGTAGGGAATTTTGGGAAATTTGGAGGTGGAGTTGTTGTGATGGAAGAGAAGGTATcagtggtggtggtgaagaATTTATTAGAGGCAGAAATGGTGGACATATTTATTGGGAAAGTGGGAGGGTGCGgggttgaaaattttggaggtGTGGGTGTGGTGTGGTGGCTAAAGTTTTAAGAGGGAGAGTGTGGAAGTGAACTGGGAAAGTTTGAACTTTTAACTCAACAGAGTTTCATTATCTTCTTCATCATTGAGAGTTGAGTATTGGAGAGGTTAGACTGTAAGCACTCACACCCCAATGTAGtgtgttcatttatttttatttttttgtgaactatttttatttctctaaaGAGCATTATTATTGCTAGGGAGTAGCTCTTCACCAAACCGCTCAAACCACATGAACACACCCAAACTAATCAAAATTGCCCGCAAAATGGAGTAACTGCTTCACTTCACAAGTGGCAATGAATTGCACCGTACTGTGCAGTGTGGTGTGCAATTTTATGATAAGAAAAACTACATTGCACCGCActcatatatattattaaatacatagtaataatttaatattatatgaaatAAGTCGATAGCCTAACGTTAGCGTGTTCTAGTTTCGCATTAAAAAcagttttgttttggttaaatACAAAATCTCATTCACTTATCATCTCACAGTAGCACTCTTCTCTCCCTATACCCTTTAACTCACAGTAGGCACAACTAATAGTGTATATGGTACACTATTATGAAACTTATGGTTGTTGCTTGTTAAGCATTTTTGAGTTACAAGTTATATATTGTTTATCATGTATAATTGTGTATAGTTTACTGTTATcaattattcttttgttttgtatatatttttgtacTTATAATTTACCATTAACCTgtcattaattttctttttgtcatgtatatatttgtgttacttttttgttacataatgtattaaaaaaaaaaaattattgtcatATTGTCATggttattgtaaggacacgattcgtgacggaccgtaacagtgttgggttcgcacgtaaaaaggtccaaacaatatcatttgtagaacgtgggtttgaaaggctaggtcttggtcgCCAAACGGTGGATTTTacgtgatatccatacatggttaagtcgtcttcaccttaggagtctttctcctggaggcggactgggaggctctggtttttggccatttttcccagcctcctctaTGTATTACTTACTTTTCCATTTATACTAGCCcgtgtttttttatccttcgtccacgtgtaggatcgacattccaagactgatacttgtcccatcagcccatacccggagtggttgggggtggttgaaaaaaCTGGAGTGTACGGCTCtatcaggtgcagagtattgaattgcagtaagggcagcttacCCTGGTCATTATATTTCCCAGCGTACCCTTTTCTAAAtgtcatagatattttagattttttcgaAAGTTATTTCTATACCACTTTTGCCATTTCCTCTTGTGAAATCTCGGTTATGCCGAGGACTAAATCGTCCTCGACTGTGTCCCAAGGCTTCTTCGTATTTGTATTGCCGAGCCTGGGCCAtcaccttcctcggcttgggcctttggacctCAACaagtaaatgggcctggcccacggattattgggccccacaatagcccctcaaaaccctgttGTCCGACCTCTTGATTGGAGAGGAGagttttggtaataccaagcctttattacggcTCGTCTAACTCAGCTTTTTATTTAATGCTGGCGTTTCTTTATCTGCCTGggaaatgtaccggtctacgagacattcttcTGCACTCATTCACCAGGTGTTACTGCCGTTTGGTTATTCAATAAATGTGCTTTTAATGACTTACCGTTACGAgactatttaaattcgacggttttGCTGACGATGTGGGGTAGCGGAACGGGTATattctcgtttacagattttTTGGAAATCTGGACGAATTAAATACCTTCCGCTCCACCCTTCATATAAGAAAGAAGGCAAGAGTTTATTTCCTTTGTACAGAGTCCCTTTTAGCCCTTCTAAAGTCTGAAACCTTTAGCTTCCTCCAGAGTTTACTTTATTCACTAGTTGTATCCTAGCTCGTGATACACTCGAGATAAGAGCAAATAATGAAAGAACCATGCCCCTCCTAGAAACTCCACATTCTCACAAAGCTTAAAATGACTCGGTCAGGGTAAggatggcagagactcaaaATCCTTTTTACCCTCCTCTCAGctaaaatccgaagcaggggctcgtcacgccAAACATTCGGCgtgactgagctggggtcacccatcATCAGCACCAGCCGCTCTCTCATAAGCATAACTAACATGGCatcagtgtgttaggagtcaggattgaggcagggactaagtgcccctgcttcttcctctcttcgttcactggtgtctcattttgcctctcttttgtcttctttccaccaccagatccatcctggtgcttttccttctccctcttttactcctctttctttcttttcatctcttccctcttcttctcctccttcttttcattcatctccttcatcttctcattcatctcctccatcttcttctgaagaaggtccttctctcaatatgggcgctactgaggcagagtttggaaggatttcggagacgagtttaaaaagacatcTGACTGTTTATTTGTCTGCATTGTTGtcgtttgtttttttttttttttttactgttttggtgatccaccttttgtataggcttgtttaagcccctctttgtacgttgtaatacatctttatattaataaaagttgttactactttacttcgcatgttctatctctatatttccgaAATGATAACGCGATGAATAGACGtacaatcttgtgaattctttttatttttaaactttgaccgacgtctaggaccaaagtcctagttaataaaaagat contains the following coding sequences:
- the LOC115962171 gene encoding uncharacterized protein LOC115962171 is translated as MSTISASNKFFTTTTDTFSSITTTPPPNFPKFPTFHQPKLFPKLFPTPTPHLLTHSSRKSLTPAFSKSSEEAEELSAEPEDEWLNKLPEKKKPLYSHSLPCIEAWLRSLGFYQSKEDRAVWLVEKPEWHAQLSLDITELYIRYMKSGPGSLEKDVERRFSYALSREDIENAVLGGP